The Diospyros lotus cultivar Yz01 chromosome 15, ASM1463336v1, whole genome shotgun sequence genome has a window encoding:
- the LOC127791480 gene encoding omega-hydroxypalmitate O-feruloyl transferase-like isoform X1, with protein MEEICENGGFVPIKKADPIFVQPLKIKAHQDEFYFLSNLDQNIAVIIETTYCFKPGEKKSSDSAAGVIKKALEEVLVDFYPLAGSLTVSSDGKLVVKCTNQGVPFVEAVADCDMEVLGDITVPNPAVLRKLVYTVPGAKNILEMPLLTAQVTRFMCGGFVLGITINHGMTDGISAMEFVNSWAETARGIPLTVPPFLDRTILRSRQVPTIKYTHNEYLGIDDISNIGSQYQEEKMVYKSFQFDPENLSRLKKLAMENGNVQSCTTFTVLTALIWRARTEALKMKHDQETKLLFAVDGRSKFNPPLPKGYFGNGIVLTCCLCTAGELTEKPLSFAVELVQNAIKIVKEDFIRSTIDYFEVTRARPSLTATLLVTSWTRLSFDTTDFGWGEPVQTGCANLPEKEVALLLSSRKDKDTTLLLGLPASAMKTFQEFMQV; from the exons ATGGAAGAAATATGTGAAAATGGAGGATTCGTACCTATTAAGAAAGCAGATCCCATCTTTGTtcagccgctcaagataaaagccCACCAAGATGAGTTCTATTTCTTGTCCAACCTTGACCAGAACATTGCTGTCATAATCGAAACGACCTACTGTTTCAAGCCAGGTGAGAAGAAAAGCAGTGATAGTGCTGCTGGTGTTATCAAGAAAGCCCTGGAAGAAGTTTTAGTCGACTTTTACCCGCTTGCAGGGAGCTTGACAGTAAGCTCTGATGGGAAGCTCGTTGTGAAGTGCACGAACCAGGGCGTGCCCTTTGTTGAAGCTGTGGCAGACTGTGACATGGAGGTGCTGGGTGATATTACGGTTCCTAATCCAGCAGTGTTACGAAAGCTTGTTTACACGGTTCCTGGAGCCAAGAACATATTAGAAATGCCTCTGCTTACTGCACAG GTGACAAGGTTCATGTGTGGAGGTTTTGTACTCGGAATAACAATTAACCATGGTATGACTGATGGAATATCAGCCATGGAGTTTGTGAATTCATGGGCAGAAACAGCAAGGGGCATCCCTCTCACTGTTCCACCATTTCTAGATAGAACAATACTAAGATCAAGACAAGTTCCGACCATCAAGTACACCCACAACGAATACTTGGGGATAGACGACATATCGAATATAGGAAGTCAGTATCAAGAAGAGAAGATGGTGTACAAATCATTCCAATTTGATCCTGAGAACTTATCAAGGTTGAAGAAACTAGCAATGGAGAATGGAAATGTTCAAAGTTGCACAACCTTCACAGTGCTTACGGCCCTCATCTGGCGTGCCCGCACTGAAGCACTCAAGATGAAACACGACCAAGAAACCAAGCTCTTGTTTGCCGTGGATGGAAGATCCAAGTTCAATCCACCATTGCCAAAAGGCTATTTTGGCAATGGGATTGTTCTAACATGTTGTCTTTGCACTGCAGGTGAATTAACTGAAAAACCACTATCTTTTGCGGTAGAACTTGTGCAAAATGCGATCAAAATAGTCAAAGAGGACTTCATCCGATCAACCATCGACTACTTTGAAGTAACCAGAGCAAGGCCTTCTTTAACTGCCACTCTTTTGGTAACTTCCTGGACTAGACTCTCCTTTGACACTACGGACTTTGGCTGGGGAGAGCCAGTGCAGACAGGTTGTGCGAACTTACCCGAAAAAGAAGTGGCTTTGCTTCTCTCTAGCCGCAAGGATAAGGACACCACCTTGCTTCTAGGCCTGCCAGCTTCTGCCATGAAGACTTTCCAGGAGTTTATGCAAGTTTAG
- the LOC127792065 gene encoding zinc transporter 11-like isoform X2, translated as MMLPQPLLLLAATAHDGGDADLPPTEPPDLRSKPLVLVKVWCLVIVFVATFLAGVSPYLVKWNDGFILLGSQFAGGVFLGTALMQFLSDSDENFDSLIDKDYPFAFMLASFGYLLAMLSDCIVLYAYRRRRGNDHGSVLQQRESSSGAGPSQPDIQVDHPTSNLLLLFSAISFGDSVLLLIALCFHAIFEGIGIGIGIGMADAKPRAWRALWTVTLHKAFAAMSMGMTLLRTIPENPLFSCIAYAFAFAISTPVGVAIGIVMDAATPGVAGAWIYAMFMSLTCGVFVYISVNHLLFKGYYYPKGEVSMDRPPHRFLAAVLGVGVVAIVMIWDTSPHRHAYGSG; from the exons ATGATGCTTCCACAGCCGCTCCTCCTACTAGCCGCCACCGCCCACGACGGAGGCGACGCCGACTTGCCACCAACCGAGCCACCGGACCTCAGATCCAAGCCTCTTGTTCTCGTCAAAGTCTGGTGCTTGGTCATCGTTTTCGTGGCCACTTTCCTCGCCGGAGTCTCCCCTTACTTGGTGAAGTGGAACGACGGCTTTATTCTCCTCGGGTCGCAGTTCGCCGGCGGCGTGTTTCTGGGCACTGCTCTGATGCAGTTCCTGAGCGATTCGGATGAGAATTTCGATAGCTTGATTGATAAAGACTACCCTTTCGCCTTCATGCTGGCGAGCTTTGGATATTTGCTCGCCATGTTGTCAGATTGTATTGTTCTCTATGCTTATCGCAGACGGAGAGGCAATGATCATGGAA GCGTTCTCCAGCAGAGAGAATCTAGCAGCGGCGCAGGACCCTCCCAACCAGATATTCAG GTTGATCATCCAACAAGTAACCTACTACTGCTCTTCAGTGCCATCTCCTTTGGGGACAGTGTGCTTTTGCTAATCGCTCTGTGTTTCCACGCCATATTTGAAGGCATTGGCATTGGCATTGGCATTGGCATGGCCGATGCAAAACCCAGAGCCTGGAGAGCCCTCTGGACAGTCACTCTGCATAAAGCTTTTGCCGCCATGTCAATGGGAATGACCCTTCTCAGAACTATCCCTGAAAACCCTCTCTTCTCATGCATTGCCTATGCTTTTGCCTTCGCCATCTCCACGCCTGTTGGTGTGGCCATAGGGATAGTAATGGATGCCGCCACTCCAGGAGTTGCTGGGGCCTGGATCTATGCCATGTTTATGAGCCTAACTTGTGGAGTTTTCGTCTACATCTCTGTTAACCATTTGCTCTTCAAGGGTTACTACTACCCGAAGGGTGAGGTTTCCATGGATAGGCCTCCTCACAGGTTTCTGGCGGCGGTTTTGGGGGTTGGGGTGGTTGCAATTGTTATGATTTGGGACACATCTCCTCATCGTCATGCTTATGGAAGTGGGTGA
- the LOC127792064 gene encoding mitochondrial import inner membrane translocase subunit TIM50-like has product MLRLCRSRSISYTFRTLCSSTANVSANPTKQAIASPSATLINDQDPPAPPAKKPWNLLKFGLVGALTGASVAAGYATYAYTLEEVDKKSKAFRDSVNHAIGDNPSTFDKFQSLLYTTAMTVPSKAIELYLDLRSKIEEQVRGFAEPMSEKLLPDLHPLEQHVFTLVLDLNETLVYSDWKRDRGWRTFKRPGVDAFLEHLAQFYEIVVYSDQPSMYVDPVLERLDTKGCVRYRLSRSATNYRDGKHYRDLSKLNREPSRILYVSGHALESSLQPENCVPVKPWKLEADDTAIVDLIPFLEYVARNRPADIRPVLASYQGRDIASEFIQRSKEHQRRVIEQKQQSHFWRR; this is encoded by the exons ATGCTTCGCCTCTGTCGATCTCGATCCATTTCCTACACCTTTCGAACCTTGTGTAGCAGCACCGCCAACGTCTCCGCAAACCCTACCAAACAAGCCATTGCTTCTCCTTCCGCGACTCTGATCAACGACCAGGATCCCCCAGCTCCTCCCGCCAAGAAGCCGTGGAATCTTCTCAAGTTCGGCCTCGTCGGTGCCCTCACTGGAGCTTCGGTCGCTGCCGGCTACGCCACTTACG CATACACCTTAGAAGAAGTGGACAAGAAGTCAAAGGCTTTCCGAGACTCTGTTAATCATGCTATTGGAGATAATCCATCCACTTTTGAT AAGTTTCAAAGTCTTCTTTATACCACTGCGATGACTG TCCCTAGTAAAGCTATTGAGCTTTACTTGGATCTCAGGAGTAAAATTGAAGAACAAGTTCGG GGTTTTGCTGAACCTATGTCGGAGAAGCTTCTGCCAGATTTGCATCCCTTGGAGCAGCATGTATTTACTCTTGTGCTGGATCTTAATGAAACCTTAGTTTATTCTGATTGGAAG CGTGATCGAGGGTGGAGGACTTTCAAACGACCTGGAGTGGATGCTTTTCTTGAACACCTAGCTCAATTTTATGAGATTGTTGTGTATTCAGACCAGCCTAGTATG tATGTTGACCCTGTCCTTGAAAGGCTTGATACCAAGGGGTGTGTAAGGTACAGATTGTCTAGAAGTGCAACAAATTATCGAGATGGAAAGCATTACAGG GATCTTTCGAAGCTTAACAGAGAACCTTCAAGAATTCTCTACGTGAGTGGACATGCATTAGAATCCAGCCTTCAGCCAGAAAACTGTGTTCCTGTAAAACCCTGGAAACTTGAAGCAGATGATACAGCAATTGTGGACCTTATACCATTTCTTGAGT ATGTTGCTCGCAACAGACCAGCTGATATAAGACCAGTATTGGCCTCTTATCAAGGACGAGATATTGCAAGTGAATTCATCCAGCGTTCTAAAGAACATCAGAG GCGGGTGATTGAGCAGAAGCAGCAGAGCCATTTCTGGCGTCGTTGA
- the LOC127791358 gene encoding glucose-6-phosphate 1-dehydrogenase, chloroplastic, which translates to MTESSSPFSESGKTESTLTITVVGASGDLAKKKIFPALFALYYDDFLPENFTIFGYARTKMTDEELRKMISETLTCRIDKSENCGDKMDHFLKRCFYHSGLYNSEEDFSGLDQKLQIKEGGRLSNRLFYLSIPPNIFVDVVRCASTKASSKSGWTRVIVEKPFGRDAESSRALIKCLKRYLNEDQIFRIDHYLGKELVENLSVLRFSNLVFGPLWSRDYIRNVQLIFSEDFGTEGRGGYFDNYGIIRDIMQNHLLQILALFAMETPVSLDAEDIRNEKVKVLRSMRPLQLEDVVIGQYKGHSNGGKTYPGYTDDPKVSKNSLTPTFAAAALFINNARWDGVPFLMKAGKALNARRTQIRVQFRHVPGNLYRNFGTDLDKATNELVLHVQPDEAIYLKINNKVPGLGMRLDRSDLNLLYSARYSREIPDAYERLLLDAIGGERRLFIRSDELDAAWALFTPLLKELEEEKIAPELYPYGSRGPVGAHYLAAKHNVRWGDFTED; encoded by the exons ATGACAGAGAGCTCCAGTCCCTTCTCAGAATCAGGAAAGACTGAGTCTACTCTTACAATAACAGTTGTCGGAGCTTCTGGAGACCTTGCCAAGAAGAAGATTTTCCCAGCACTTTTTGCTCTTTACTATGATGATTTTCTACCTGAG aATTTTACGATTTTTGGCTATGCTCGGACTAAAATGACTGATGAGGAGCTGAGGAAAATGATTAGCGAAACCTTGACTTGTAGGATTGATAAGAG TGAAAATTGTGGCGACAAAATGGATCACTTCCTAAAAAGATGCTTTTACCATTCTGGTTTGTATAACTCTGAGGAGGACTTTTCAGGGTTGGACCAAAAACTGCAGATTAAAGAG GGTGGAAGACTGTCAAATAGGCTGTTTTACTTGTCGATACCGCCAAATATATTTGTTGATGTTGTGAGATGTGCCAGCACTAAAGCTTCTTCAAAGAGTGGGTGGACGAGGGTCATTGTTGAAAAGCCATTTGGTCGCGATGCAGAGTCATCTAGGGCGCTGATTAAATGTCTAAAGCGTTATCTTAATGAGGACCAAATATTCAG GATTGACCACTACTTGGGAAAAGAGCTTGTTGAGAACCTATCAGTTCTTCGTTTCTCAAATCTTGTTTTTGGGCCTCTATGGTCGAGGGATTACATCCGTAACGTCCAGCTAATATTCTCTGAAGATTTTGGCACAGAAGGGCGAGGGGG TTACTTTGATAACTATGGAATCATTCGAGATATAATGCAAAACCATCTTCTGCAAATATTAGCACTATTTGCAATGGAAACTCCTGTAAGCTTGGAtgcagaggacattaggaatgAAAAG GTCAAAGTTTTGAGGTCAATGAGACCGCTGCAACTTGAAGATGTAGTGATAGGCCAATATAAAGGCCATAGCAATGGTGGAAAGACATATCCTGGGTATACCGATGATCCAAAGGTGTCAAAGAACAGTCTAACTCCAACATTTGCTGCAGCAGCACTCTTTATTAATAATGCCCGTTGGGATGGGGTTCCTTTCCTGATGAAAGCAGGCAAAGCTCTCAATGCACGAAG AACGCAGATCAGAGTTCAGTTCAGACATGTCCCGGGCAATTTGTACAGGAATTTTGGAACTGATTTGGATAAGGCTACAAATGAGCTAGTGCTTCATGTTCAACCGGATGAAGCCATATATCTGAAGATCAACAACAAAGTCCCCGGTCTTGGAATGAGACTGGATCGTAGTGACCTCAATTTGCTTTACAGTGCAAG GTATTCAAGAGAAATACCAGATGCGTACGAGAGGCTGCTCTTGGATGCAATAGGAGGAGAGCGAAGACTGTTCATTAGAAGTGATGAGCTAGATGCTGCTTGGGCTCTATTCACACCATTGTTGAAAGaactagaagaagaaaagattgcTCCAGAGCTCTACCCATATGGTAGCAGAGGACCAGTTGGAGCACACTATCTTGCCGCAAAGCACAATGTGCGATGGGGAGATTTTACTGAGGACTAA
- the LOC127791480 gene encoding omega-hydroxypalmitate O-feruloyl transferase-like isoform X2 yields the protein MEEICENGGFVPIKKADPIFVQPLKIKAHQDEFYFLSNLDQNIAVIIETTYCFKPGSLTVSSDGKLVVKCTNQGVPFVEAVADCDMEVLGDITVPNPAVLRKLVYTVPGAKNILEMPLLTAQVTRFMCGGFVLGITINHGMTDGISAMEFVNSWAETARGIPLTVPPFLDRTILRSRQVPTIKYTHNEYLGIDDISNIGSQYQEEKMVYKSFQFDPENLSRLKKLAMENGNVQSCTTFTVLTALIWRARTEALKMKHDQETKLLFAVDGRSKFNPPLPKGYFGNGIVLTCCLCTAGELTEKPLSFAVELVQNAIKIVKEDFIRSTIDYFEVTRARPSLTATLLVTSWTRLSFDTTDFGWGEPVQTGCANLPEKEVALLLSSRKDKDTTLLLGLPASAMKTFQEFMQV from the exons ATGGAAGAAATATGTGAAAATGGAGGATTCGTACCTATTAAGAAAGCAGATCCCATCTTTGTtcagccgctcaagataaaagccCACCAAGATGAGTTCTATTTCTTGTCCAACCTTGACCAGAACATTGCTGTCATAATCGAAACGACCTACTGTTTCAAGCCAG GGAGCTTGACAGTAAGCTCTGATGGGAAGCTCGTTGTGAAGTGCACGAACCAGGGCGTGCCCTTTGTTGAAGCTGTGGCAGACTGTGACATGGAGGTGCTGGGTGATATTACGGTTCCTAATCCAGCAGTGTTACGAAAGCTTGTTTACACGGTTCCTGGAGCCAAGAACATATTAGAAATGCCTCTGCTTACTGCACAG GTGACAAGGTTCATGTGTGGAGGTTTTGTACTCGGAATAACAATTAACCATGGTATGACTGATGGAATATCAGCCATGGAGTTTGTGAATTCATGGGCAGAAACAGCAAGGGGCATCCCTCTCACTGTTCCACCATTTCTAGATAGAACAATACTAAGATCAAGACAAGTTCCGACCATCAAGTACACCCACAACGAATACTTGGGGATAGACGACATATCGAATATAGGAAGTCAGTATCAAGAAGAGAAGATGGTGTACAAATCATTCCAATTTGATCCTGAGAACTTATCAAGGTTGAAGAAACTAGCAATGGAGAATGGAAATGTTCAAAGTTGCACAACCTTCACAGTGCTTACGGCCCTCATCTGGCGTGCCCGCACTGAAGCACTCAAGATGAAACACGACCAAGAAACCAAGCTCTTGTTTGCCGTGGATGGAAGATCCAAGTTCAATCCACCATTGCCAAAAGGCTATTTTGGCAATGGGATTGTTCTAACATGTTGTCTTTGCACTGCAGGTGAATTAACTGAAAAACCACTATCTTTTGCGGTAGAACTTGTGCAAAATGCGATCAAAATAGTCAAAGAGGACTTCATCCGATCAACCATCGACTACTTTGAAGTAACCAGAGCAAGGCCTTCTTTAACTGCCACTCTTTTGGTAACTTCCTGGACTAGACTCTCCTTTGACACTACGGACTTTGGCTGGGGAGAGCCAGTGCAGACAGGTTGTGCGAACTTACCCGAAAAAGAAGTGGCTTTGCTTCTCTCTAGCCGCAAGGATAAGGACACCACCTTGCTTCTAGGCCTGCCAGCTTCTGCCATGAAGACTTTCCAGGAGTTTATGCAAGTTTAG
- the LOC127792065 gene encoding zinc transporter 11-like isoform X1: MMLPQPLLLLAATAHDGGDADLPPTEPPDLRSKPLVLVKVWCLVIVFVATFLAGVSPYLVKWNDGFILLGSQFAGGVFLGTALMQFLSDSDENFDSLIDKDYPFAFMLASFGYLLAMLSDCIVLYAYRRRRGNDHGSERPSGVLQQRESSSGAGPSQPDIQVDHPTSNLLLLFSAISFGDSVLLLIALCFHAIFEGIGIGIGIGMADAKPRAWRALWTVTLHKAFAAMSMGMTLLRTIPENPLFSCIAYAFAFAISTPVGVAIGIVMDAATPGVAGAWIYAMFMSLTCGVFVYISVNHLLFKGYYYPKGEVSMDRPPHRFLAAVLGVGVVAIVMIWDTSPHRHAYGSG; encoded by the exons ATGATGCTTCCACAGCCGCTCCTCCTACTAGCCGCCACCGCCCACGACGGAGGCGACGCCGACTTGCCACCAACCGAGCCACCGGACCTCAGATCCAAGCCTCTTGTTCTCGTCAAAGTCTGGTGCTTGGTCATCGTTTTCGTGGCCACTTTCCTCGCCGGAGTCTCCCCTTACTTGGTGAAGTGGAACGACGGCTTTATTCTCCTCGGGTCGCAGTTCGCCGGCGGCGTGTTTCTGGGCACTGCTCTGATGCAGTTCCTGAGCGATTCGGATGAGAATTTCGATAGCTTGATTGATAAAGACTACCCTTTCGCCTTCATGCTGGCGAGCTTTGGATATTTGCTCGCCATGTTGTCAGATTGTATTGTTCTCTATGCTTATCGCAGACGGAGAGGCAATGATCATGGAAGTGAGAGGCCATCAG GCGTTCTCCAGCAGAGAGAATCTAGCAGCGGCGCAGGACCCTCCCAACCAGATATTCAG GTTGATCATCCAACAAGTAACCTACTACTGCTCTTCAGTGCCATCTCCTTTGGGGACAGTGTGCTTTTGCTAATCGCTCTGTGTTTCCACGCCATATTTGAAGGCATTGGCATTGGCATTGGCATTGGCATGGCCGATGCAAAACCCAGAGCCTGGAGAGCCCTCTGGACAGTCACTCTGCATAAAGCTTTTGCCGCCATGTCAATGGGAATGACCCTTCTCAGAACTATCCCTGAAAACCCTCTCTTCTCATGCATTGCCTATGCTTTTGCCTTCGCCATCTCCACGCCTGTTGGTGTGGCCATAGGGATAGTAATGGATGCCGCCACTCCAGGAGTTGCTGGGGCCTGGATCTATGCCATGTTTATGAGCCTAACTTGTGGAGTTTTCGTCTACATCTCTGTTAACCATTTGCTCTTCAAGGGTTACTACTACCCGAAGGGTGAGGTTTCCATGGATAGGCCTCCTCACAGGTTTCTGGCGGCGGTTTTGGGGGTTGGGGTGGTTGCAATTGTTATGATTTGGGACACATCTCCTCATCGTCATGCTTATGGAAGTGGGTGA